The Gemmatimonadota bacterium DNA window CCCCTCCGCCGGGGCGCACTTCGCGGAACTGCTCCAGAGCCGTGATCCCGCCCGGCGTCGAGAGGCGCACCTCCGCGCCGGTCATCTGGCCGTGCAGGAGCAGCGGTGGAACGAGGCGCTCACCCTGCTCGCCGGCGAGGACACGGCATCGGCACGCGTCGATCGCGCCGTCGCGCTGAGCGCGTTGGGCCGGACCGACGAGGCCCTCCAGGTGGTGGCGCCGCTGCTCCTCGTGGCCGACAGCACCGTCGCCTGGGAACCGCTGGTCCGACACTTCGCCGCGCACAGCACCGCTGATGCCGATCGTTTCCTCGAACGACTCTCGGCGCAACCCACGGCCAATGACGTGCGCCGCAGTGCCTGGCTGTTCGCCGCCATCGACGCGGGACTGCCAGTCGACCCGGTTGCCGCGGAGCGGCACTTCCAGTCGCTCGTGCGGTTGCCTGCGTCGCGGAGTGTGAACGAGGGTCGGCTCCGGATCGCCGAGTATCGCGTGGGGCAGGCCACTTCCATGCGTGGACTGCAGTCGGCGCTCGACGCCTTGGGCAATCTCGGCACCGGCAGTGGACTCGCCGCCGCGCGGATCGCGGAACTCCAGCGCATCGGCGGGCAGATGGTCGCGGAACACGACTCGCTGGTGGTGGGGAAGGGTGCCGGCGACCTCACGCTCTTCGCGCTGGCGGAGGTCGCCCGCGATTCGCTGCGGGCGCCGGCGCTGGCGTCGTCGCTCTGGTGGCAACTCGAGCAGGGGTGGCCGGCGTCGCCCTTCGTGCCGAAGGCGCTGATGGCGCGGATGGCGATCGTCCCCGATTCAACCGAGGCGTTGCGCGGCCGCCTGGTGGCGATGACGGCGAGCCCCTACCTGGCCTTTGCGCGAGGGGAAAACGACCCGCGATTCGTGCAACTCGAAGACTCGCTCGGCGACTTCATCACCGCGCGGGCGCGACGGCTCGCCGCCGCCGCGGCCGCCGCGCAGGCGGACAAGGAGTGAGCGGACTCGCGCGTGAGGTCGCCGGCATCCGCTTCGCCAATCCGGTGCTGCTGGCCTCCGGGACGGCGGGATACGGCCGGGAATTGCTCGGCGTCGCCGACTTGTCGTGTCTTGGCGGGCTGGTGACCAAGGCGGTGTCGCTCGCGCCGCGGGCGTGGCAATGCCGCGCCACGCGTCGCCGAGTTCCACGGGGGGATGCTCAACTCGATCGGGCTCGCCAATCCCGGCGCCGATCAGGTTGCGCGCGACGAGCTGCCGTGGCTCCTCGCCAACGTGCGCGGGCCGCAGGTGCTGGTGAACGTCGTCGGCTTCACGATCGAGGAGTATGCCGAGGTCATTGCGCGGCTGGAGTCGGTCAATGGCCACGCCGGGTATGAACTCAACCTCTCCTGCCCCAACACCTCGGCGGGCGGCGTCGAGTTCGGTGCCGATCCCGACTCGGTCCGTGCGGTGGTCTCGCGATGCCGTGCGGCGACGACGCGCCCGCTCTTTGCGAAACTCTCGCCGGCGTTGCCCGACATCCCGTCGATCGCCGCGGTGGCCCACGACGCGGGTGCCGACGGCATCACGCTGGTGAACACGATGCCCGGGTACCTCTTCGACGGCGATGCGCCGCGGCTGGGGAACGGCTTCGGTGGGGTGAGTGGCCCGGCGCTCTTGCCGACCGGCGTGCTGGCGGTCAAGCGCACCGCCGCCCGACTTCCGGGCGTGCCGATCATCGGCGTGGGTGGCGTTCGATCGGCCGCTGAGGTGCGGGATTATTTGCGTGCCGGGGCGACGCTGGTCGCCATCGGCACGGCCGGGCTCGCCGACCCTCGGTGCCCGGAACGGATCGTCAGAGCATTGGAGCAGCACGGTGGCTGAGCTCATTGTCGCATTGGATCTTCCTGACGCCCCCACGGCGGTGGCGCTGCTCGATCTCCTGCCGGACCGCTGTCCGGTCAAGGTGGGGTCGGTGCTGATGACCCGGGCGGGGAGCGGCTTCGTGCGCTCCCTGGTGGCGAACGGCCATCCGGTCTTCCTGGACCTGAAGTGGCACGACATCCCCAACACGGTGCGTGGCGCCGTCGAGGCCGCCCTCGACCTCGGCGTCTCGATGGTCACCGTCCATGCGCTCGGCGGGCCGGCGATGATCGAGGCGGCCGCCAAGGCCGCCGGCGACCGCCTCAGCGTCGTCGCGGTGACGGTCCTGACCTCGCACACCCCGGCGGAGTTCGCGGCCGTGACGGGGCGCCCGGGGGTCGTCGCGGGCGATGAGGCGGCCCGGCTGGCCACCATGGCGATGGCGGCCGGGGCGGATGGCGTGGTCTGCTCGGCCGAGGAGCTGGCGGCCGTGGTGCCGGCGGTGCGAGGGGGCCGAGTGGTGGTCCCGGGGATCCGCCGGGCCGAGGATGCCGTGGGGGATCAGGCCCGGATCGCGACGCCGGAGGCAGCGCTGGCCGGGGGGGCGACCGACCTGGTGGTGGGGCGACCAATCACCTCGGCGGCGGACCCGGCGGCCGCGTATCTTGCCTTTCGACAAGTGTTTGCGGCAAAATGATGCACGGGGTTGCGTGTCGCTGATCCCGCCGGTATCTTGTCGTGCTGTCCCGCAACCCTAGGGTCCGGAGTTCAATCGTGAAGGTTCGTTCGAGCGTGAAGCCGATTTGCGAGAGCTGTCGGGTGGTGAAGCGTCGGGGCGTGACGCGCATCATCTGCAAGCGCACCCCCAAGCACAAGCAGCGGCAGGGATAACATGGCGCGTATTGCTGGTGTAGACCTTCCGCGCGAGAAGCGCGTCGAAATCGGTCTGACGTACATCTTCGGGATCGGCAAGGTGACGAGCAAGAAGCTCCTCGCCGAGACCGGGATCTCGCCTGACACCCGTGTGCGTGACCTGTCGGAGGCCGAAGTCGGCCGTCTGCGGCAGATCATCGAACGGACCGTGAAGACCGAGGGCGCGCTGCGCACCGAGGTCGCGATGAACATCAAGCGGCTGATGGACATCGGCAGTTACCGGGGCATCCGCCACCGGCGGGGGCTGCCGGTTCGCGGTCAGCGCACCCATACCAACG harbors:
- the rpmJ gene encoding 50S ribosomal protein L36, yielding MKVRSSVKPICESCRVVKRRGVTRIICKRTPKHKQRQG
- the pyrF gene encoding orotidine-5'-phosphate decarboxylase yields the protein MAELIVALDLPDAPTAVALLDLLPDRCPVKVGSVLMTRAGSGFVRSLVANGHPVFLDLKWHDIPNTVRGAVEAALDLGVSMVTVHALGGPAMIEAAAKAAGDRLSVVAVTVLTSHTPAEFAAVTGRPGVVAGDEAARLATMAMAAGADGVVCSAEELAAVVPAVRGGRVVVPGIRRAEDAVGDQARIATPEAALAGGATDLVVGRPITSAADPAAAYLAFRQVFAAK
- the rpsM gene encoding 30S ribosomal protein S13, with the protein product MARIAGVDLPREKRVEIGLTYIFGIGKVTSKKLLAETGISPDTRVRDLSEAEVGRLRQIIERTVKTEGALRTEVAMNIKRLMDIGSYRGIRHRRGLPVRGQRTHTNARTKKGPRRAIAGKKKATKK